From the genome of Carassius gibelio isolate Cgi1373 ecotype wild population from Czech Republic chromosome A18, carGib1.2-hapl.c, whole genome shotgun sequence:
ttttgtgtgtgtgtgtgtgcacactggTTCTCAGACATCGCATGGGCGTCTTGCGGCTTAATTTATTTGAGATGCGCAAATAAATAGACCTGTAGAACTCCTCTCGGGAAACATTTCAGCATATCTCACTCACTGTCTGTCTGACACCGACAGACACACCTCCAGTGAGCCGGTGATTAGagatcactctgtgtgtgtgtgtgtgtgtgtgtgtggcttgaaACATGTTTGCCATCATCTCTTAAGCGAAGAGAGGATGTATGTGTGTTGAGAAGTGAGCTGTTGTTAGTACGAAATATGTTTGTTGTGGGGCCAAGCCTTATGTGCGTGAGAACGAGAGATAGTGAATGCGcgagagagagcgaaagaaagaaagaaacaaaagagaAAGAGTTGGGGGAGTGTGAGGAAGGGAGGGCAGAGAgacggaaagaaagaaagaaagaaagaaagaaagaaagaatggaagaaacaggtttgtgtgtgagagaggcagGCACAGTCAGTTCTGATAACAGCAACAGTAGGAGGAGGATGAGCTTGGCTCCGCCCCCTTTGCTTCTTCCATCTATAAATAGGAGCCTGTGTTTTTTGCTCCTTTCACTTCACTTGAAGGATGAGGTCCCTGAAACACCTCAAACATCACACCAGGAGTAATGTGGTGAGTGCTCAACCCAAACATACATGCTGCATGAAGCGGCTTGTGTTGATATATTGAATGGAACTGTTGGTTAATTGCGGTGTTAAAGTTTGCAACTTTAAACTGGGGAaatgaaataacttttttctctCACACAGAAAACTGCAAGAGTGCAATTTATACTTTaacctttctctctttttcagtcGAGCTTCATGTTCTCTGCCTCCAATGCAGTATGTTTCTCCTGTTTTCTATATctcacattcactcactctctctctctctctctctctctctctcacacacacacacacacaaacaggttcATTCTGTGCTGTTCTTTACACCAtctagtgtttgtttgtttttgttttttttttaatctatttttacaTTCACTTCAGCTCTTCTCATACAGTCACGGCTGCTATCTTACCAGACTCTCCCTTTCATTTGTCTTTCTGTCTTAACACTCTTTCTCATTTCTCACCCtcatcttttctctctttttctatcTCATTCTTAGTTTCAGTCTTTCACTCCCCACAACCCCTCCCTCTTTCTTTATCTCTGTGTtgtactctctctcactcactcagttTCTTTCCTTCTCTCATCCCCTGCCGCCCCTCCCTCCCCCTCCTCTTTTCCTCTCACTCTTTCTTTATCtctctttatctttcttttttctcactCCTCTCCCTCACCCAGTCTCCCAGTCTATCTCTCATCCCCCAGTCCCCCCTTCCCTCTCTCTTCCTTCTTTCACTTGCTTCCTCAATCCCCCTGTTTCTGCACTCACTCGCTCttattttctgtctgtttctcccTCACTCTGTCTGACTGCTTTAAAAGCAGTAATTATAAATGACATGGTTATCAGGGCATCCAGGTTCCCCTTCTCATTTcttgttccctctctctctctctgccccccACCCACTTCTCTTTTTCTTACCCTGTCTCTTCTTGTctgtctctcttcctctgtttaaCAGCTGTCagtctctccctccctctttccCTTGTGTATGCTTGTTTTTGCTTAAGCTTAAATCTGTATTGTGTAGCTTTCTTTTTTCAAGAACAAATCAAGGTACCAGCTCGTTAGAGGTGATAATGTGTGTTAACGACTTTCTGAGAACACATACATTTACTTGTGTGCACATGACAGTGATTTTTTTAGCCTCAAAGAACAATTTTTCTTATACGTGCTGCATGTAACTGGATCACATTGGCTTTAGGCAATCTGTGAAGTCTGCATATTGACTAGACTTTCTGGTACATCTAAATCTTCACTGTCCATCCTTTTCATAGTCAGCAGTGGCAGGGCTTGACCTCACAGGAAATGCCGTGGATAGTCCACGGATGTAGGCTTCCCGCTCGGACCCAGACACGCTTTGTGCTCTGCgttcatttaaaaactgtaaaggAAGGAAGCATGGCGCTCGAACAGATCTGTCTTATCTCTTCTATCTAAAGCTATCTCTGGTGGACACAAAAGCAATGCATTATCAGGCTGTGTCTCTTGCTTACTGctgtgaaaatatgaaaaattatatatttatgtttttaaagagaaTTTTCACTATTTGACAGAAAAAGGTCTGGTAAAGGAAcgatttaaaacaaaatatcgCTGCCATGTTGCCAGAAATTgcctgtaatttatttaatttctaaagcaaatccacaaacactATTTAAAGACCTCTTATTTGTTGCCCCGCATCAGTCAGCTTTGTGGTTCTGACACATGTAGATGTGATGCTCCTGCACTGACTTCATTGCTATTGTAGCGACACTGTTGCCATGACAGCCTCAGCCAGACTTTGTTTCTACGACTGTACTGTATTGACACTCGCAATGGCAGATTTACTCTACATTGATTCGGATTTTATGAAGTATTGCTAAGACCTGTTGTTTTCTCCATTGACAGGAAGAGCAGGAAGTTTCTCTGGTTCGCTGCTATTCTAAAGTGATGGAGCATGCAGTGGATGTCGGTACTCAGACTGACCCAGTGGTGGTCCTGTCCCTGGCCCAGGCTGCTGTGCTGGGACTCATATCACAGAATGAAATCTTCGGAGCCACAATTGCCCCAAATGGTTTCTACACAGGAGAGGGACGTGAAGGCCCCGCTCCTCCCGCAGACTCAATGGAGTATGAATATGCAGATCAGCTTATTGGAGCCAATGGAGACTATCTGTCTGAGCCTCAGGGGGAGAACAGGAGGCCAGTAGGGCTCTGCGGGGCAGAACGCAGGCGTCCAGGGCCCTGTGGGAGGATCAAGAGGTCCTTGATTGAAGGAGAACCAGAGGAGTCCACAGATAGGTCTCTGGGTACACAGAGTCAGGTTAAAGGAGAGAGGCCTGATTTCTCTAGCCCATGTTATCTCTCGAATCCCCAGCAAACTGACAATGATCCAGAAGTGTTGGACCTAACGCCTCAAAGAGTGCCAATGAAAGAAGAGCAGTGTAACAAAGGCTACCCTGAGCCCTCGAGGGAGTCAGCCAGCCAACAGGTTGACTCTGACACTCAGACGCAAGCCCACCAAAGCCCTGTGGGGCATGGAAAAGGTTTGGTGGAGTCTTCTGGGGAAGGACAGGGAAAGGAGGAGGAACAGGAAGAAGAGGAGGGGGAAGTGGAGGAGAGAGCACTGAACCTGAAAACCACAGAGGAGGATGTGAGCCCAGCAATGAGGCACTACTATGAGTCCAGTGTGACGGCGTATGAGGCTGCTGAGATGGGCCTACCGGGAGACTATGAGGAGGCTGGCCAGACCATGATGTGGACGGAGAGTGAGAACTCCTTGGGTAGACGAATGCAGATCGACCGCCTAGATATTAATGTGCAAATCGACGAATCATACTGTGTGGATGTGGGTGAAGGCCTGAAACGCTGGAAGTGCCGCATGTGCGAGAAGTCTTACACTTCAAAGTATAACTTGGTAACGCACATCCTTGGTCACAATGGCATCAAACCACATGAGTGTCTGCATTGTGGAAAGCTCTTCAAGCAGCCCAGCCACCTTCAGACGCATCTGCTAACGCACCAGGGGACCCGGCCACACAAGTGCACTGTCTGCAAGAAGGCCTTTACCCAGACAAGTCACCTTAAACGGCACATGTTGCAGCATAGCGACGTCAAGCCTTACAGCTGTCGCTTCTGCGGCCGAGGATTTGCATACCCCAGTGAGCTACGTACTCATGAGACCAAGCATGAGAGCGGCCACTGTCATGTCTGCACGCAGTGTGGCATGGAGTTCCCCACTCACGCCCACCTCAAGCGCCACCAGGTCAGCCACCAGGGCCCGACGACTTTTCAGTGCACCGAATGTCACAAGTCCTTTGCCTACCGTAGCCAGCTCCAGAACCATCTGATGAAGCACCAGAATGTGCGTCCCTATGTCTGCTCGGAGTGCGGCATGGAGTTCGTGCAGATCCATCACCTGAAGCAGCACATGCTAACACACAAGGTACTGACACAGCAGGCCCTCGAACACAAGGTACTTAAACCTCATTAGTTTTCGTAATCTTCCTGCAACAATCCTGTTAGACTTGACTCCCCAGTGGCTTTCAGATCCAGACCCCTCCAGACATTTTCCACCACTATATGTTCCATAAAACTGTAGGTTAGTGTATCATCTTCAGTTGTGTCTCGGGTATTGCCACAACAAGTTTCTGTGTAAATGGAGCCGTCTCTGTCAGTCCCTTCCAGCCATCCAATCCGCCTCCTACCCTGCCATTAACTCATCCCATCCCATTTCCATGTCCCTTGCACTAGTATGagctatttgttttgtgtgtgctttGTGTAGTGAAGTGTCTCACAAGCTGATACTTCCTCGTTTCATTTCTCACTCTCCATGAGTATGATTCATCTCGTCATGACTGCGGTGTCAGTAAACAGAATGCGTCACAGGTCAGCAgggttataaacaaaaaacacatcGGCAGTTAGTCATTTCTTCAGCGTTTACATCAACAGTTGTGTAGTTTGAACATTGTTGTTAGATTTATTGCTATTAGAGTTAAAGACTGTCAGTATCTGAACACTAGATGTTTCCTGTACACTATATGGCCAAAAGTTAGTGGACACCTGAACATTGCTTCAGTATGTGGTTTATAAATCCCAGTAATAGGAAGCTGGTCATTCCTAAATCTGCTGGAAAGGCTTTCTACAAGATGTGGGAATGCAAACAGGAAATTGATCCCATTCAGACACAAACAGATCAGGCACTGATCTTGAGGTGATGTGGCCTGGTCAAATTTGCCATTCTAATTTGCCTCAACAGAGATTATTAGGGTTCAtgtctgtgttttgtgtgtgtgtgtgtgtgtgtgtaggatagTCAAGTTTTTCCACATCAGACTCAGTACTGTGTATTTATTGACCTGTGCAAATAATATGGCCCTCCCCAAACTATTACCTCAAAGTTGGAAGCACATAATTCTCTAGAACTGTACTCACTGAAATTAAGGGGCCAAACTAAAGGGGTAACGGACACACTTATGGCCATTTAGTGATTTAGATTAATTGTTGTTTATCTTATCACATTCTTAAATGGAaagagtgtttctgtgtgtgttagGACAGCAGTATTCCCTTGATACACTGGAAGTGTTCATTGAATAATCAAATTGTTAAGGCGAGAGAATGTTTAACCCTCttcatttgttaatgttttagcTTGGTGGAGCATCGGAGCTCGCACTGCACTGCATACACAAATCTATTTACCCTGCAGCATTGCGATAACAACAGTGaataaagtatgtgtgtgtgaatttgttGCTCTGTATTATAGATTCAAGTGAGCAAGCAAGACAGGCACCCTACTGATGGATTCAGCTGCGCTTATGACAACTAACCACTTTTCCTCATTCGGTTGATGCCAGTGATAAATCATTTTCCCACCCACTCTCAAaaacgaaaaagaaaaaaaaaagtctaccaCTAATtacaaaagttacttttaaagtgATGGTCGCAATGGAATCATCTGTAAAATATATTGCTGTTGTCTTTGTCTCTCAGGGTATGAAGGAATACAAATGTGATGTTTGTTCTCGCGAATTCACCCTGTCTGCCAACCTGAAGCGACATATGCTGATTCACACCAGTGTGCGCCCTTTCCAGTGCCACGTCTGCTTCAAGACCTTTGTTCAGAAGCAGACTCTTAAAACACACATGATTGTCCACTTGCCTGTGAAACCTTTTAAGTGCAAGGTGGGTACAAAGAAATCTTTCATGCTAGTATAACCCTGCTGGAGTCCTCCAGACAGTCTGTATTTTTCTGCCTGATATAGCTGCGCATTATAGACCTCTAATAGTTCCCGAATTGGTTTCTGAAGGTGTGCGGGAAATCCTTCAACAGAATGTATAACCTGCTGGGTCACATGCACCTTCATGCCGGTAGCAAACCCTTCAAGTGTCCTTACTGCTCCAGCAAGTTTAATTTGAAGGGCAACTTGAGTCGTCACATGAAGGTGAAACATGGAATCCTGGACACCTCAACTGAAGGACAAGGTAACAATATGCAAATTTGACCTCAGATTATACTTACCTGTGACTCTCGCTGTTCTCAGTGttaaagaaaatgagaaatgacaAGACTGGTATAGCCTAGAGGTTTATAGAACTGGTTGACTCCGCCTCTCTGTGGCCTTATAGGGCGGAAGTAAGTTCTGATGCTTGTAGGAGTTTGCttttctatagcccctttcacactgcacgtcggacccgtcatattgccggaacattgccgggtcgccttctatgtgaaagcaaccacgtcccgggattgattcccacATTGAACCCGGGtaggggacctagtaacattgccagattcaacccgggatgagcgctgtgtgaacaaaagccagatcgaattccgtgtcgaagtgatgacgcacgttattgtgcgactcttttaccggctgttttgaaagaagatcaacgttcgcgacgaaaaaatatgtgcaaactgtaatgaagcagagatcagttagttcctcactttccgtttTGAAgcagagatcgttcgcttgcttcggtgatagtataacgtgcctagtgttttcgactcgtacattacacgttacgcgctgatgtcacgtgtccttacgggatctttacgggctgtgtgtgaaagcatgcacatatcccgggtcatcactggcagtgtgaaagtgcaaaatctagcgacccggtaacatttgccggaatggcagtgtgaaaggggcttatgtatGTCCTCCAAGTGTAAAGAAGAATACCAAGACTTTTGAAATACATTTGACTgattcaaaggttttttttttcaatgatttaATTTCACTGAATGATAAAGTATCATTATGAAGTATAACCCTCTGAATTCACGTTGTGTGTATATTGAAAAATCTAAAAGTGTTAAAGCTAATTGTGCTATTAGCCAGGCTTATATTATGTGTGTCTCCATTTCCTTCCTCAGATGCTCTGCCTGATGTGGAGGGTCAGGAAGATTA
Proteins encoded in this window:
- the LOC127934202 gene encoding zinc finger protein 710-like isoform X1 encodes the protein MRSLKHLKHHTRSNVEEQEVSLVRCYSKVMEHAVDVGTQTDPVVVLSLAQAAVLGLISQNEIFGATIAPNGFYTGEGREGPAPPADSMEYEYADQLIGANGDYLSEPQGENRRPVGLCGAERRRPGPCGRIKRSLIEGEPEESTDRSLGTQSQVKGERPDFSSPCYLSNPQQTDNDPEVLDLTPQRVPMKEEQCNKGYPEPSRESASQQVDSDTQTQAHQSPVGHGKGLVESSGEGQGKEEEQEEEEGEVEERALNLKTTEEDVSPAMRHYYESSVTAYEAAEMGLPGDYEEAGQTMMWTESENSLGRRMQIDRLDINVQIDESYCVDVGEGLKRWKCRMCEKSYTSKYNLVTHILGHNGIKPHECLHCGKLFKQPSHLQTHLLTHQGTRPHKCTVCKKAFTQTSHLKRHMLQHSDVKPYSCRFCGRGFAYPSELRTHETKHESGHCHVCTQCGMEFPTHAHLKRHQVSHQGPTTFQCTECHKSFAYRSQLQNHLMKHQNVRPYVCSECGMEFVQIHHLKQHMLTHKVLTQQALEHKGMKEYKCDVCSREFTLSANLKRHMLIHTSVRPFQCHVCFKTFVQKQTLKTHMIVHLPVKPFKCKVCGKSFNRMYNLLGHMHLHAGSKPFKCPYCSSKFNLKGNLSRHMKVKHGILDTSTEGQDALPDVEGQEDYEEESFDYSERENLASNNAQDLAKLAKMSYYNYTKVAARYNTT
- the LOC127934202 gene encoding zinc finger protein 710-like isoform X2; translation: MRSLKHLKHHTRSNVEEQEVSLVRCYSKVMEHAVDVGTQTDPVVVLSLAQAAVLGLISQNEIFGATIAPNGFYTGEGREGPAPPADSMEYEYADQLIGANGDYLSEPQGENRRPVGLCGAERRRPGPCGRIKRSLIEGEPEESTDRSLGTQSQVKGERPDFSSPCYLSNPQQTDNDPEVLDLTPQRVPMKEEQCNKGYPEPSRESASQQVDSDTQTQAHQSPVGHGKGLVESSGEGQGKEEEQEEEEGEVEERALNLKTTEEDVSPAMRHYYESSVTAYEAAEMGLPGDYEEAGQTMMWTESENSLGRRMQIDRLDINVQIDESYCVDVGEGLKRWKCRMCEKSYTSKYNLVTHILGHNGIKPHECLHCGKLFKQPSHLQTHLLTHQGTRPHKCTVCKKAFTQTSHLKRHMLQHSDVKPYSCRFCGRGFAYPSELRTHETKHESGHCHVCTQCGMEFPTHAHLKRHQVSHQGPTTFQCTECHKSFAYRSQLQNHLMKHQNVRPYVCSECGMEFVQIHHLKQHMLTHKGMKEYKCDVCSREFTLSANLKRHMLIHTSVRPFQCHVCFKTFVQKQTLKTHMIVHLPVKPFKCKVCGKSFNRMYNLLGHMHLHAGSKPFKCPYCSSKFNLKGNLSRHMKVKHGILDTSTEGQDALPDVEGQEDYEEESFDYSERENLASNNAQDLAKLAKMSYYNYTKVAARYNTT